In Burkholderia cenocepacia, the following are encoded in one genomic region:
- the imuA gene encoding translesion DNA synthesis-associated protein ImuA, translating into MHPALAHPEAIHPALWRASQLARSSVRGVDTGHPELTAELPGGGWPAGALIELLAPQPGIGELRLLAPVLARAAGKPVMLIQPPHALQPLALAYWGIDPSGFMTLPAPRTADALWAAEQALRAGTCAAVLLWQSHVRADALRRLNLAAQSCQALFYVFRPEAAARDASPAPLRLALAPKRDGIDVTFVKRRGPARDTPLFVPLSPSPILLNRHASLDRRASAAPQPRNVPAAITGAVA; encoded by the coding sequence ATGCACCCCGCCCTCGCCCATCCTGAAGCCATACATCCGGCCCTTTGGCGCGCCAGTCAGCTGGCGCGCTCGAGCGTGCGCGGCGTCGACACGGGCCATCCGGAACTGACGGCCGAACTGCCCGGCGGCGGCTGGCCGGCCGGCGCGCTGATCGAATTGCTCGCGCCGCAGCCTGGCATCGGCGAACTGCGGCTGCTGGCCCCGGTGCTCGCGCGCGCGGCCGGCAAGCCGGTCATGCTGATCCAGCCGCCGCATGCTCTGCAACCGCTGGCGCTCGCGTATTGGGGCATCGACCCGTCCGGCTTCATGACGCTGCCGGCGCCGCGCACGGCCGACGCGCTGTGGGCCGCCGAACAGGCGCTGCGCGCCGGCACGTGCGCTGCCGTGCTGCTCTGGCAGTCGCATGTCCGTGCGGACGCATTGCGGCGGCTCAACCTGGCCGCGCAGAGCTGCCAGGCGCTGTTCTACGTCTTCCGGCCGGAGGCCGCCGCGCGCGACGCGTCGCCGGCACCCTTGCGGCTCGCGCTTGCGCCCAAGCGCGACGGCATCGACGTCACGTTCGTGAAGCGCCGCGGGCCGGCACGCGACACGCCGCTGTTCGTCCCCTTGTCCCCCTCGCCGATTTTGTTGAACCGCCATGCAAGTCTGGATCGGCGTGCATCTGCCGCACCTCAACCTCGAAACGTTCCGGCCGCGATCACCGGCGCCGTCGCCTGA
- the bamE gene encoding outer membrane protein assembly factor BamE, with product MKFTKNTLLIVALSATSLLVGCATTGNEHLESATQSSVQAQIQQGKSTKQDVQDAFGSPNKTTFTDSGLEIWTYELAHATPHAINFVPIVGAFAHGADVRKKTLTVLFDDSGVVKKYTFAETTDVAKGGIGQ from the coding sequence ATGAAATTCACTAAGAACACGCTCCTGATCGTCGCCTTGTCGGCCACTTCGTTACTTGTCGGTTGCGCCACCACTGGCAACGAGCACCTCGAATCCGCGACGCAATCAAGCGTTCAGGCCCAAATCCAGCAGGGCAAGAGCACGAAGCAGGACGTTCAGGATGCTTTCGGTTCGCCGAACAAGACCACATTCACCGATTCGGGTCTCGAGATCTGGACATACGAGCTGGCGCACGCCACGCCGCACGCTATCAACTTCGTCCCGATCGTCGGTGCGTTTGCACATGGCGCTGACGTGCGGAAGAAGACGTTGACAGTGCTGTTCGACGACAGCGGGGTCGTCAAGAAATACACGTTTGCCGAGACCACCGACGTGGCCAAGGGAGGCATCGGCCAGTAG
- a CDS encoding protein-disulfide reductase DsbD N-terminal domain-containing protein yields the protein MTGRTRVLRGFVVAVLVALLAWIVGGVLARQARAQEFLSPEQAFRVRMTEERGAVVLHFAVADGYRLYGDRFRVASDDGRAHLGAIQHGAGKVVADPSSGRPVEVFEREVTLRVPVNASEMFGLTVTYQGCAINQICYPPMQRTFPVIAAALLSQSEALR from the coding sequence ATGACCGGTCGAACTCGCGTTCTGCGCGGCTTCGTAGTGGCCGTGTTGGTGGCGTTGCTTGCGTGGATCGTTGGCGGTGTCCTTGCTCGCCAGGCACGCGCGCAGGAGTTTCTGTCGCCGGAGCAAGCGTTCCGCGTTCGCATGACCGAAGAACGTGGCGCTGTCGTCCTCCATTTTGCGGTCGCCGACGGTTACCGACTTTACGGCGACCGCTTCCGGGTCGCGAGTGACGACGGCCGCGCGCACCTCGGTGCAATTCAGCACGGCGCCGGCAAGGTCGTCGCTGATCCGAGCTCTGGGCGTCCGGTTGAGGTGTTCGAGCGGGAAGTGACGTTGCGTGTGCCGGTCAATGCTAGCGAGATGTTCGGCCTCACGGTGACCTATCAAGGCTGTGCAATCAACCAGATCTGCTATCCGCCGATGCAGCGGACCTTTCCAGTGATTGCTGCTGCACTGCTGTCGCAGTCGGAGGCGTTGCGATGA
- a CDS encoding phospholipase D family protein, whose translation MKFLLFLAITAGVGYYVLHDGPTPDLGNLSSSVGHFASSLKHPADNSSHSESAGPGDRASVQFATSPDGQAEALVLSVIDSAQSELDVAAYELTNRRIVTHLIERAHAGVQVRVVLDRSQLDGRGSKLADLVAAGIPVRIDMAVPLMHDKFIVADSETTQTGSMNYTQAGANHNAENVLVIWHHATVAAAVRAAWAHLWNESKPYPGV comes from the coding sequence ATGAAGTTTCTCCTCTTCCTCGCGATCACGGCCGGTGTCGGCTACTACGTGCTGCATGACGGCCCGACGCCGGATCTCGGCAATTTGTCGTCGTCCGTTGGGCATTTTGCGAGCTCTCTGAAGCACCCAGCCGACAACTCCTCACATTCAGAAAGCGCAGGCCCTGGCGACCGCGCCTCCGTCCAATTCGCGACTTCACCCGACGGCCAGGCCGAGGCGCTCGTGCTGAGCGTGATCGACAGCGCGCAGTCGGAGCTCGACGTCGCCGCTTACGAGCTCACCAATCGCCGCATCGTTACCCACCTGATCGAGCGCGCCCACGCTGGTGTGCAGGTCCGTGTCGTCCTCGACCGCTCCCAGCTTGACGGCCGCGGCTCGAAGCTCGCGGATCTCGTCGCGGCCGGAATACCGGTTCGCATCGACATGGCCGTACCGCTCATGCACGACAAGTTCATCGTGGCCGATAGCGAGACGACCCAGACAGGCTCGATGAACTATACGCAGGCCGGTGCCAATCACAACGCTGAAAACGTCCTCGTCATCTGGCATCACGCCACGGTCGCCGCAGCCGTGCGCGCCGCGTGGGCGCACCTATGGAATGAATCGAAGCCTTACCCAGGTGTTTGA
- a CDS encoding YadA-like family protein: protein MKFSKRPTPSGLSIAIAAAIASMAGPVHAQTSGDGALSDGNGAVASGDYSVAIGTAVTSAGPRSLSFGYASTAAGADSIVLGTSSTAQTNAVAVGNTTAAGTNAAAMGFAATAAGNGSVAIGTGAVANNSQDVAIGSGSTTGAAHPLSSFGIAGENYSVAGSTSNGVVSFGAPQSPRQLTNVAAGAVSATSLDAVNGSELYQMGQAVGSLSTSTSQSVTSLSTATANNATGVAAVSSGLATLSTTASQSLSSLSTGLSSNTANVTSLSSSAASSVGSLSTSVAGAGTALASLSTGIAQSATSLSTGLASNTANITSLSSSTASGFGSLSTGLSDVGTTVASLSMSTAAGFSSLSTSTAQTVSSLSTGAASAIGSLSTGTAQAVTSLSTGLASNTANITSLSSSTASGFGSLSTGLSDVGTTVASLSTSTAAGFSSLSTSTAQTVSSLSTGAASAIGSLSTGTAQAVTSLSTGLASNTASITSLSSSSASGLGSLSTGLSDIGTTVASLSTSTAAGLSSLSTSTAQTIGSLSTGTASAIATLSTTTSRSISSLSTGLADDGATLSAMQSGLAAGTVGLVQQAGGAGAGAITIGAGTGGTVLNVAGNAGARQVKGVAAGTDATDAVDLQQLQSVAGQTGAIGASAVSYDDASHTRVTLGASSSPVTLTNLADASLNASSTDAVTGRQLYAAQQATNANVGAIAALSTSTLAAASSLSTGIASNVVSIASLSTSTTTALSSLSTGVSHGLASLSTGLSSANVGVSAIATSLANGTVGLVQQSGGAGNDTITIGASTGGTALDVDGTAGARQIKGVAAGTSATDAVNLQQLQGVTAAVGAVGAGAVSYDDPMHSRVTLGASAGSPVLLTNVADAALTATSTDAVSGRQLYTANQAISANAVSIATLSTSTGFAVASLSTSVANGGATIAALQSGLTAGTIGLVQQAGGAGTGTITIGAGTGGTALDVAGTAGARQIKGVAAGTDATDAINLQQLQGVASQAGALGASAVVYDDASHTRVTFGAAGAPVTLTNVADAALTASSTDAVSGRQLYATNQSVSALAGQLATGTVGLVQQHGGSSAGAITIGAGTGGTNIDVSGLAGARRISGVAAGVNATDAVNVGQLNQVIGTVNTIAGNALSYDDPTKLSVTLGGLGAGAAVTIHNLAPGALLATSADAVNGAQLFATNANVAANTSAIDALSARLGAILPSRFSQSLPEPGQGSLKYAAFNSTGAGAVATGADATAIGSNAVATGDRSVALGVGAVAQGTGSIAVGSGASTTGANAVALGAGSVADRDDSVSIGNSATGTTRTLANVSAGTAPTDAVNVQQLNDSVTNLSNRIEHDRRDANGGIAAAVAIASLPQAPAPGKSMVAIGGGTYGGQSAMALGISTYAGHWILKANGSTDTRGTVAAGVGAGFVW, encoded by the coding sequence ATGAAATTTTCGAAACGCCCTACACCAAGCGGTTTATCGATCGCGATCGCCGCGGCGATCGCATCGATGGCTGGTCCAGTGCATGCTCAGACGTCCGGAGACGGTGCGCTTTCAGATGGGAATGGTGCCGTTGCCTCTGGCGATTATTCCGTTGCGATCGGCACGGCGGTTACCTCTGCCGGGCCGCGCTCGTTGAGCTTCGGTTACGCGTCGACGGCGGCCGGCGCCGATTCGATCGTGCTCGGGACGTCCAGCACCGCGCAGACGAATGCGGTAGCGGTCGGCAATACGACGGCGGCCGGTACGAATGCAGCGGCAATGGGTTTCGCCGCCACTGCTGCGGGCAATGGTTCCGTCGCGATCGGAACCGGCGCCGTCGCGAACAATTCGCAGGATGTCGCAATCGGATCGGGATCCACGACCGGCGCCGCGCACCCGCTAAGTAGCTTCGGTATTGCTGGTGAGAACTACTCGGTGGCGGGATCAACGTCCAACGGGGTGGTGAGTTTCGGTGCGCCGCAAAGTCCGAGGCAACTGACTAATGTTGCCGCCGGCGCCGTTAGTGCAACAAGTCTCGACGCCGTCAACGGATCCGAGCTCTATCAAATGGGACAGGCAGTTGGGAGTCTCTCTACGTCGACGAGTCAGTCCGTGACGTCGCTGTCGACTGCGACCGCCAACAATGCCACAGGAGTTGCCGCCGTCTCTTCCGGACTCGCTACGCTGTCAACCACCGCCTCACAATCTTTGTCGTCGCTATCGACAGGGCTCTCGAGCAACACGGCCAACGTCACGAGCCTGTCGAGCAGCGCAGCATCAAGCGTAGGTTCGCTCTCAACCAGCGTGGCCGGCGCCGGTACGGCGTTGGCCAGCTTGTCGACCGGTATTGCGCAGTCGGCCACGTCACTGTCAACGGGCCTGGCAAGCAACACGGCCAACATCACGAGTCTGTCGAGCAGTACGGCATCAGGCTTTGGTTCGCTCTCAACTGGGCTGTCCGACGTCGGCACGACGGTCGCGAGCTTGTCGATGAGCACGGCTGCAGGGTTCTCGTCACTGTCGACGTCGACCGCTCAAACGGTCAGCAGCCTGTCAACCGGCGCGGCCAGCGCGATCGGTTCGTTATCGACCGGGACCGCGCAGGCTGTCACGTCGCTGTCAACGGGCCTGGCAAGCAACACGGCCAACATCACGAGTCTGTCGAGCAGTACGGCATCAGGCTTTGGTTCGCTCTCAACTGGGCTGTCCGACGTCGGCACGACGGTCGCGAGCTTGTCGACGAGCACGGCTGCAGGGTTCTCGTCACTGTCGACGTCGACCGCTCAAACGGTCAGCAGCCTGTCAACCGGCGCGGCCAGCGCGATCGGTTCGTTATCGACCGGGACCGCGCAGGCTGTCACGTCGCTGTCGACGGGCCTTGCAAGCAACACGGCCAGCATCACGAGCCTGTCGAGCAGCTCGGCATCGGGCTTGGGATCGCTCTCAACCGGTCTGTCCGATATCGGCACGACGGTCGCGAGCTTGTCGACGAGCACGGCTGCAGGGCTCTCGTCACTGTCGACGTCGACAGCTCAAACGATCGGAAGTCTGTCGACAGGCACGGCCAGCGCGATTGCGACGTTGTCGACTACGACAAGCCGATCGATCTCGTCTCTTTCGACTGGTCTGGCTGACGACGGCGCGACACTCTCGGCAATGCAGTCCGGTCTGGCTGCAGGGACCGTTGGTCTGGTTCAGCAAGCAGGCGGTGCCGGCGCGGGCGCGATCACGATTGGCGCCGGTACCGGCGGTACGGTGCTCAACGTCGCCGGCAACGCGGGCGCGCGGCAGGTTAAGGGTGTGGCTGCAGGCACAGACGCTACCGACGCGGTCGACCTGCAGCAGCTGCAGAGCGTGGCGGGCCAGACGGGCGCGATCGGCGCGAGCGCAGTTAGCTATGACGACGCGTCGCATACCCGCGTCACGCTCGGTGCATCAAGTTCGCCGGTGACCCTGACCAACCTCGCGGACGCGTCGTTGAACGCGAGCAGCACCGACGCTGTGACGGGGCGGCAGCTCTATGCTGCCCAGCAGGCGACGAACGCAAACGTCGGCGCGATCGCTGCCCTGTCGACGTCAACGCTGGCGGCAGCGTCCTCGCTTTCCACGGGCATCGCCAGCAACGTCGTCTCGATCGCGAGCCTGTCGACTAGCACGACCACGGCGCTTTCTTCCCTCTCGACCGGCGTCTCCCATGGCCTGGCATCGCTGTCGACCGGCTTATCGTCGGCCAACGTCGGCGTATCAGCCATCGCGACCAGTCTTGCGAACGGGACAGTCGGGCTGGTTCAGCAGTCCGGCGGTGCCGGCAACGACACGATTACGATCGGCGCCAGCACCGGCGGCACCGCGCTCGACGTCGACGGAACTGCGGGCGCGCGGCAGATCAAGGGCGTAGCCGCCGGCACGAGCGCCACCGATGCAGTCAACCTCCAGCAACTGCAGGGCGTAACGGCCGCTGTGGGTGCCGTGGGCGCCGGCGCAGTCTCCTATGATGACCCGATGCATTCGCGCGTCACGCTTGGCGCCTCCGCAGGATCGCCCGTCCTGCTCACCAACGTCGCAGACGCGGCACTGACGGCCACCAGCACGGACGCGGTGTCTGGTCGGCAGCTCTACACCGCCAACCAGGCGATCAGCGCCAACGCGGTCTCGATCGCAACGCTGTCAACGTCGACGGGCTTCGCCGTGGCCTCGTTGTCCACCAGCGTCGCCAACGGCGGGGCGACGATTGCCGCGCTTCAGTCTGGACTGACGGCCGGCACGATTGGCCTGGTGCAGCAAGCCGGCGGTGCCGGCACCGGCACGATTACGATCGGCGCCGGCACCGGTGGCACCGCGCTCGACGTCGCCGGCACCGCGGGCGCGCGCCAGATCAAAGGCGTGGCCGCCGGCACGGACGCCACCGATGCGATCAACCTCCAGCAGCTGCAGGGCGTGGCGTCTCAGGCCGGGGCGCTCGGCGCGAGCGCGGTCGTCTACGACGATGCCTCGCATACGCGCGTCACCTTCGGCGCGGCAGGTGCGCCCGTCACCCTGACCAACGTCGCTGATGCGGCCTTGACGGCGAGCAGCACCGACGCGGTCTCGGGCCGGCAACTGTATGCGACGAACCAGAGCGTCTCCGCCCTGGCTGGCCAGCTCGCAACGGGTACCGTCGGGCTCGTGCAGCAACACGGCGGCTCGAGCGCCGGCGCCATTACGATCGGTGCCGGCACCGGCGGCACCAACATCGACGTCAGCGGCCTGGCTGGCGCGCGCCGCATCTCCGGCGTGGCAGCGGGTGTGAACGCCACCGACGCGGTCAATGTCGGCCAGTTGAACCAGGTTATCGGTACGGTCAATACGATCGCCGGTAACGCACTGTCTTACGACGATCCCACGAAGCTCAGCGTGACGCTTGGAGGGCTCGGAGCCGGGGCGGCCGTCACCATCCATAACCTGGCGCCCGGCGCGTTATTAGCAACCAGCGCGGATGCGGTCAACGGGGCTCAGCTCTTTGCCACGAATGCGAACGTCGCCGCCAATACCAGCGCGATTGATGCACTTTCTGCCCGACTTGGCGCGATCCTTCCGTCGAGGTTCAGCCAGAGCCTCCCCGAGCCCGGCCAGGGCAGCCTCAAATATGCTGCGTTCAACAGCACCGGCGCCGGTGCAGTTGCAACCGGCGCGGATGCGACAGCTATCGGCAGCAATGCGGTGGCCACCGGCGATCGCAGTGTTGCACTTGGTGTGGGTGCCGTTGCCCAAGGCACCGGCTCGATCGCGGTCGGCAGCGGTGCGAGCACAACTGGCGCCAATGCCGTGGCGCTGGGCGCCGGTTCAGTGGCCGATCGCGACGATTCGGTGTCGATCGGCAACTCGGCGACCGGTACGACGCGAACACTGGCCAATGTCTCGGCCGGAACGGCCCCGACCGATGCCGTCAACGTCCAGCAGCTGAACGACTCGGTGACGAACCTGAGCAACCGCATCGAACACGACCGACGTGACGCCAATGGCGGCATCGCCGCGGCTGTCGCGATCGCTAGTCTGCCCCAGGCGCCGGCGCCAGGAAAGAGCATGGTGGCCATCGGGGGCGGGACGTACGGCGGGCAGTCCGCCATGGCGCTCGGCATTTCAACGTATGCCGGCCACTGGATTCTGAAGGCGAACGGCTCGACCGATACGCGCGGCACCGTGGCCGCCGGCGTAGGTGCTGGATTCGTCTGGTAA
- a CDS encoding zeta toxin family protein — MDTIPDVLMQRAYARVEREAIAGSREQAEPKAILIGGQPGAGKTALARQAMGELNERGGAVLIDADRMRENLPQYSRLLREDPQHAADLTHADAGRWAGRLTTAASEARRDLVVDGTMRNPDSLRNLARRLKDRGYTLEVRGVAMPADVSLTRAQMRTEREIATTGVGRVVNREQHDQAYAGMVEAVALLEREKAVDRILIVDRHHREIYRNELHQGEWREPQAAAASIVHERERPMTRDDIAHHVQMLDDIRDARTGRGAPAPEIADISLRREQALRVPERDAQALVNGASADARPAPERGLRDVLRSMTRDVPNLGGHFPDPVAEEIAASRHLPALEARLRSHGMTDLTPLDAGASSVVLAADDKHVVRLGTGDLAVRPKIPEVLQAVASGTEGNLRYEIMPRADMRGVTSADVARTADALRQRGYHWSDQGVDNLGIVDGRVVVVDPGGIEPVRERAILPPAHQPDQAKTEVEVDTARPPRRRTVDHARDAERGRAFDTLGRDQALALFPELDAAYHHLETRTSISTVPHSEIERANLSEQIHRGQLPEGDVPDDVSRRAIGLAGDHHNLILRDAQQLERHYRGEVLANSTHHSLVKIGQTVGIVYPRDRLSREVEVGEQVAIQYSPDSALHQVRERDHEAERADRSHDHQLSIER; from the coding sequence ATGGACACTATTCCGGATGTCTTGATGCAGCGCGCGTATGCGCGCGTGGAGCGCGAGGCGATCGCCGGTAGCCGCGAGCAGGCCGAGCCGAAGGCGATCCTCATCGGCGGCCAGCCCGGTGCCGGCAAGACGGCCCTCGCGCGTCAGGCGATGGGCGAGCTCAACGAGCGCGGTGGTGCCGTTCTGATCGACGCCGATCGCATGAGGGAGAACCTGCCGCAGTACAGCCGGCTTCTTCGCGAGGATCCGCAACATGCAGCCGACCTGACGCATGCCGATGCCGGCCGGTGGGCGGGCCGGCTAACCACGGCCGCATCCGAAGCGCGGCGTGATCTTGTGGTCGACGGGACGATGCGCAACCCCGATAGCCTGCGCAATCTGGCGCGGCGGCTCAAGGACCGCGGTTACACGCTGGAGGTTCGGGGCGTGGCCATGCCAGCGGACGTGTCGCTTACGCGTGCGCAGATGCGTACCGAGCGCGAAATCGCGACGACGGGCGTGGGACGGGTGGTCAATCGCGAGCAGCACGACCAGGCGTATGCCGGCATGGTGGAAGCGGTCGCGTTGCTCGAGCGTGAGAAGGCAGTGGATCGAATCCTGATCGTCGATCGGCATCACCGTGAGATATACCGCAACGAACTGCATCAGGGTGAATGGCGCGAGCCGCAAGCGGCCGCGGCGTCGATCGTGCATGAGCGCGAACGTCCGATGACCCGCGACGACATAGCCCATCACGTTCAAATGCTCGATGACATTCGTGACGCTCGTACAGGGCGAGGCGCGCCGGCGCCGGAGATTGCCGACATCTCGCTGCGTCGTGAGCAGGCGCTACGCGTCCCGGAGAGGGATGCGCAAGCACTGGTCAACGGAGCGTCTGCGGATGCGCGGCCGGCACCGGAGCGCGGCTTGCGCGACGTCCTCCGGTCCATGACACGTGACGTGCCGAACCTCGGTGGCCACTTCCCCGATCCGGTCGCCGAGGAAATCGCTGCGTCGCGCCATCTGCCCGCCCTCGAGGCTAGGCTTCGCTCGCACGGGATGACTGACCTGACGCCGCTGGACGCCGGCGCGTCGTCGGTCGTGCTGGCGGCCGACGACAAGCATGTGGTGCGGCTCGGAACCGGCGATCTTGCCGTTCGGCCAAAAATTCCCGAGGTCTTGCAGGCGGTGGCGAGCGGCACCGAAGGCAATCTGCGATACGAAATCATGCCCCGCGCCGATATGCGAGGCGTGACATCGGCCGACGTCGCGCGCACGGCCGACGCGCTTCGTCAGCGCGGATACCACTGGAGCGATCAGGGCGTCGACAATCTGGGCATCGTGGACGGTCGTGTGGTCGTCGTCGATCCGGGCGGCATAGAGCCGGTACGCGAACGGGCCATTCTGCCGCCTGCACACCAACCGGACCAGGCAAAGACGGAGGTCGAAGTCGATACGGCGCGCCCGCCGCGCCGGCGTACCGTAGACCACGCACGCGACGCGGAGCGCGGCCGCGCGTTCGACACGCTGGGCCGTGACCAGGCGCTCGCCCTTTTCCCCGAGCTCGACGCGGCCTACCACCACCTCGAAACGCGGACGTCGATCAGCACGGTTCCCCACAGTGAAATCGAACGCGCCAACCTATCCGAGCAGATCCATCGCGGCCAGCTACCCGAGGGGGACGTGCCGGACGATGTTTCGCGCCGGGCGATCGGCCTGGCCGGCGATCACCACAACCTGATTCTGCGCGATGCGCAGCAGCTGGAGCGCCACTACCGCGGCGAGGTGCTCGCCAATTCGACGCACCACTCGCTGGTCAAGATCGGTCAGACCGTTGGCATCGTCTATCCGCGCGATCGATTGTCCCGCGAGGTGGAGGTCGGCGAGCAGGTCGCGATTCAGTATTCGCCGGATAGCGCGCTGCACCAGGTCAGGGAGCGCGATCACGAAGCGGAACGCGCAGACCGGTCACACGACCACCAGCTTTCCATCGAGCGATAG
- a CDS encoding SOS response-associated peptidase family protein, with the protein MCYSAKIQANYREYVRRYGADMDIETFRRIFFARASGADIKIPKAVEAAFAGVDDEISAAIATYRSRWTRKLETALFEQRARLVAAEKKLAVKITKKASEDVRIATSKIDAATRGLDDLRRQDLQERDSRIFPGWYAPVLIELDGKRLVVPMRYRCRIPGWTEADERAKNGSYNARADSLSTAWRKVFGFTHGLLLVDTFFENVKRDGQNVVLRFDPTPPQYMQVACLWTRTEIPGGDDLWSFAAITDDPPPEVAAAGHDRCIVPIKSSNVDAWLAPDPSRRAQLREILADRERPYYQHQLAA; encoded by the coding sequence ATGTGCTACTCGGCAAAGATCCAGGCGAACTATCGAGAGTACGTCCGACGTTACGGCGCCGACATGGACATCGAAACGTTCAGGCGCATCTTCTTCGCGCGCGCATCGGGCGCCGACATCAAGATCCCGAAAGCGGTCGAGGCCGCGTTCGCCGGTGTCGATGACGAAATCTCGGCCGCGATCGCCACGTATCGGAGCCGGTGGACACGGAAGCTGGAGACCGCTCTGTTCGAGCAGCGAGCGCGGCTCGTCGCGGCCGAGAAAAAGCTCGCCGTGAAGATCACGAAGAAGGCCAGCGAGGACGTCCGGATCGCCACGAGCAAGATCGATGCGGCAACGCGCGGGCTCGACGATCTTCGCCGGCAGGACCTGCAGGAGCGTGATTCGCGGATCTTCCCCGGCTGGTACGCCCCCGTGCTGATCGAGCTCGACGGCAAGCGCCTGGTCGTGCCGATGCGGTATCGATGCCGCATACCTGGCTGGACCGAAGCGGACGAGCGTGCCAAGAACGGCTCGTATAACGCCAGGGCCGATTCGCTCAGTACCGCCTGGCGGAAGGTTTTCGGCTTCACGCATGGCCTCTTGCTCGTCGACACTTTTTTCGAAAACGTGAAGCGCGACGGCCAGAACGTCGTGCTTCGCTTCGATCCAACGCCGCCGCAATACATGCAGGTCGCCTGCCTGTGGACGCGCACCGAGATCCCCGGCGGCGACGACTTATGGTCGTTCGCGGCGATCACCGACGACCCACCGCCGGAAGTGGCTGCAGCTGGCCACGACCGATGCATCGTGCCGATCAAGTCCTCGAACGTCGACGCCTGGCTCGCACCGGACCCGTCCCGGCGCGCGCAGCTGCGCGAGATCCTGGCCGACCGCGAGCGGCCGTACTACCAGCATCAGCTCGCAGCGTAA
- a CDS encoding DUF1173 domain-containing protein — translation MQNFELDGLEYEAGSNSFLAKLPAAHEAKTRPLCLCSTPPIPMYIARFEGRYQVKRMPGTGAKHKPGCDSYETPPGLSGYGDVEGSAIVEDPESGEVTLKFGFALAKGAAREMPEPSGDEPDSIKTDGKKLTLRGLLHYLWEQAGLNRWSPAMAGKRNWSVIRKYLLLAAAGKNAKKMSLEDMLYVPEMFIGDQKDRIAQRRTEHLARISVSESGKPHFVLVIGELKEIATARFGFKLVIKHLPDYGLMVDEKTKKRIEKVFASELEIWAVTEGTHLMVIATASLSAAGIATAQEVSMMLTNESWIPFESLADITLLKALATRRYQKCLRYNQTAKHPIATALLTDAERGTALYVVPADVSSGYQSELDALIAESELDSWIWRPGTEMMPPLPLTAFDAARKAHRQPRPLASAPVTNAVAVPGPATARESANRTHAAAKAPETEPDPTPLFAEPPIVDEPPRCSMKNHPLPMRIDRRTGCECNGLWNRPVPLD, via the coding sequence ATGCAGAACTTTGAATTGGACGGGTTGGAATACGAGGCGGGAAGCAATAGTTTCCTTGCGAAACTGCCAGCTGCGCACGAGGCGAAGACACGTCCGCTCTGCCTCTGCTCGACCCCGCCGATTCCGATGTACATCGCACGCTTCGAGGGGCGCTATCAGGTCAAGCGTATGCCTGGTACCGGCGCGAAGCACAAGCCCGGCTGCGACTCGTACGAAACGCCGCCCGGCCTGAGCGGTTATGGCGATGTAGAGGGATCGGCCATCGTCGAGGATCCGGAGTCCGGGGAGGTCACCCTTAAGTTCGGTTTCGCGTTGGCGAAAGGCGCGGCGCGGGAGATGCCGGAGCCCTCTGGCGACGAGCCTGACAGCATCAAGACGGATGGCAAGAAGTTGACCTTACGGGGTTTGCTGCACTACCTCTGGGAACAGGCCGGCCTGAATCGCTGGTCGCCGGCCATGGCCGGCAAGCGGAACTGGTCGGTGATCCGCAAGTATCTGCTGTTGGCCGCTGCGGGCAAGAACGCGAAGAAGATGAGCCTCGAGGACATGCTGTACGTCCCCGAGATGTTCATCGGCGACCAGAAGGACCGCATCGCCCAGCGACGCACGGAGCATCTCGCCCGGATTTCTGTTTCCGAGTCCGGGAAGCCGCACTTCGTGCTGGTGATCGGTGAGCTCAAGGAAATCGCAACCGCTCGCTTTGGCTTCAAGCTGGTCATCAAGCATCTACCCGACTATGGCCTGATGGTCGACGAGAAGACCAAGAAGCGGATCGAGAAAGTCTTCGCGTCGGAGCTCGAGATCTGGGCGGTCACGGAAGGCACCCACCTCATGGTCATCGCCACCGCGAGCCTGTCAGCGGCCGGTATCGCCACCGCCCAGGAGGTATCGATGATGCTGACCAACGAATCGTGGATCCCGTTCGAATCGCTCGCCGATATCACGCTGCTGAAGGCCTTGGCCACCCGTCGGTACCAGAAGTGCCTGCGGTACAACCAGACCGCGAAGCATCCAATCGCCACGGCATTGTTGACCGACGCCGAGCGCGGTACGGCGCTCTATGTTGTGCCGGCCGACGTGTCGTCCGGGTACCAGTCCGAGCTCGACGCGCTTATCGCGGAGTCGGAGCTGGATTCATGGATCTGGCGGCCGGGGACCGAAATGATGCCCCCGCTTCCCCTGACAGCCTTCGACGCGGCGCGCAAGGCGCACCGGCAACCGCGGCCGCTCGCATCGGCACCGGTCACCAATGCCGTAGCGGTACCGGGGCCCGCGACTGCCCGCGAGTCAGCAAACAGAACGCACGCGGCGGCTAAGGCGCCCGAAACGGAACCGGATCCGACTCCGCTGTTCGCCGAGCCGCCGATCGTCGATGAGCCGCCCCGATGTTCGATGAAGAACCACCCTTTACCGATGAGGATCGACCGGCGAACTGGTTGTGAGTGCAACGGGTTATGGAATCGCCCGGTTCCGCTGGACTGA